The Streptomyces sp. HUAS MG91 sequence GCGGAAGTGGTCCTGACGGATGTGACGACGCGTAAGTCCTGGCGCCGCGGTGAGCAGCGCGGCCTGAAACTGATACCGGTCGGCCTCGCTCTCGGCCTGACGTTCGCCGTCGCGGTGGCGGTCGCCGGCTTCGTGTTCTTCACCGGCTGGGATCTGCTGAACGTCCAGGGGCTCAAGCCGGAACGCCGCATCGACGCCAAGACGCTCTTCGACCTCGTCAAACTGGCGTTCGGTGTCGTGGCGGGCGCCGGTGCGCTGGTGGCGCTGGTCGTCGCCTACAGGCGCCAGCGCGTCGACGAGGACGCCGCGCTGCGCGAGGCCACCCGGCTCCACACGGAACGCTTCACGGCCGCCGTGTCCCAGATCGGCCAGGAGTCCGCCGCGGTGCGGCTCGGCGGTGTGCACGCCCTGGCCGGCCTGGCCGACGACGCCCCCACCACCGAGCTGCGTCAGACGTGCATCGACGTGCTCTGCGCCTACCTCCGGCTGCCCTACATCGCCGAGAGCGCACTGCCCGCCGGTGACACGAGGGCCGAGCACGAGTACCGGGGTCTGCGCGAGGTCCGGCAGACCGTCATCCGGCTGGTCCGGGACCATCTGCGGCTGAAGGAGGGGCACCGGCACTCGTGGCGCGGGCACGACTTCGACTTCACCGGCGTGGTCTTCGACGGCGGCGACTTGTCCGGGGCGGTCTTCGACCGGGGTACGGCCCGGTTCACCGGAGCGACGTTCGCGGGGACGGCGATGTCCTTCGCCGGTGTCCAGGTACTGTCCGACGCCACGTTGGACTTCACGCGTGCCGTCTTCGCGGGCGCGCGGGTCGACTTCGCGGGATGCGCGTTCAAGGGCGGCTCGACGGACTTCACCGACGCCCTGTTCCGGAGCGGTACCGTCGATTTCCGGGACTGCGGGTTCATCGCGGGCAGCGTCCTTTTCCGCGGTGGCCGTTTCACGGGCGGCACGGTGTCCTTCAGCGGAGACCGTCCCTCTCCGGCCGCCACCGAGGTGTGCTTCTCCGGGAGCACGGTCGACTTCGACAGGGCCGTGTTCGCCGGTGGGCAGGTCGCGTTCGGCGGGGCGCGGTTCTCGAAGGGGAGCGTCTCGTTCCGGCGCGCGGAGTTCTCCGGTGCCGAGGTGAGCTTCGAGCGCGCTCGCTTCGAGGGCTGCGGGGTCGATCTCGCCGAAGGCGTGTTCTCGGCCGGCGCGGTCCGATTCGCCGAGGCGGAGTTCTCCGCGGGCTCGGTGGCGTTCCGCGACGCGGTGTTCGTCGGAGCCGCGGTGGACTTCGCCCAGCGGTCCCTCCTCGGCGGCACACTCGACTTCACCGGCGCGCGCGGCACGCCACCGGGAGCGCTCATGCCGGCGGTTCCTGCGGGCGGGACCGCACCCGTGGGCCTCATCGTGCCGCTGACGTGGTGACGTCCAACTCCTCCACCAGGACTGCGAACCAGGCACGTGCACCACGCCGACGCGCACGGCCGCGAAACTGTTTCACGGCCGGGCGGAGGGCTATATCCGTAAGGACGGAGTGGGGCGGGACAGGGGGAGGAAGCGCGATGAGCGGTGCACACGGGGTGACGCCGGAAAACGAACCGCCGGAAAACGAAACGACGGAAATCTCACCGACGGAAAACGAACCGACCGAGAACGACGCGGGGGCATCGCCGACCCTGTGGTCCGTGGACATACCCCGCCAGCTGCCTCGCGCGGCGACGCACTTCACGGACCGGGTGGCGGAAATGACCCTGCTGGACGAGGCGGCAAGCGGTGCCGACGGTCTCGTCGTGGTGTCGGGGCAGGCGGGGGTCGGGAAGAGCGCCCTGGCGGTGCAGTGGGCGCGACAGGCGGCGGACCGCTTTCCCGACGGACAGCTGTACACCGATCTGCGCGGATACCACAGCCTCCCGGCCCAGCGGCCCGAAGAGGCACTGAACTCCTTCCTGCTCGCGTTCAACGCGCCGATGGAGAACCTGCGGGGACACCTCGACGCGATGGCGTCCAGATTCCGCACCGTGCTGCACGGCAGGCGCGTGCTGATGGTGATCGACAACGTGCGCAGCGCCGAGCAGGTGATCCCCCTGCTGCCGGGATCGCCCGGGTGCTGTGTCGTGGTGACCAGCCGCAGCGACCTGAGCTCGCTCGCGGCGACCCACGGAGCGGAACGCGTGCCGCTCCCTCCGCTGCCGGGGGACGACGCGGTGCGACTGTTCTCCCTGGTGTCCCGGCAGGGCCGGACGCAG is a genomic window containing:
- a CDS encoding pentapeptide repeat-containing protein → MVLTDVTTRKSWRRGEQRGLKLIPVGLALGLTFAVAVAVAGFVFFTGWDLLNVQGLKPERRIDAKTLFDLVKLAFGVVAGAGALVALVVAYRRQRVDEDAALREATRLHTERFTAAVSQIGQESAAVRLGGVHALAGLADDAPTTELRQTCIDVLCAYLRLPYIAESALPAGDTRAEHEYRGLREVRQTVIRLVRDHLRLKEGHRHSWRGHDFDFTGVVFDGGDLSGAVFDRGTARFTGATFAGTAMSFAGVQVLSDATLDFTRAVFAGARVDFAGCAFKGGSTDFTDALFRSGTVDFRDCGFIAGSVLFRGGRFTGGTVSFSGDRPSPAATEVCFSGSTVDFDRAVFAGGQVAFGGARFSKGSVSFRRAEFSGAEVSFERARFEGCGVDLAEGVFSAGAVRFAEAEFSAGSVAFRDAVFVGAAVDFAQRSLLGGTLDFTGARGTPPGALMPAVPAGGTAPVGLIVPLTW